A single Elaeis guineensis isolate ETL-2024a chromosome 15, EG11, whole genome shotgun sequence DNA region contains:
- the LOC105058797 gene encoding uncharacterized protein — MNAAIIRRSRSIGHLLEPLAAALRFHAPLLLPYPKPIHSQPNEPVASDWSAPISNLLNRGGSWDSLSSSFGSTELTQSLVERVLLDLKEPLDAKKALTFFHWTCQFRKFQHGLKSYCLIVHILVRAGLLIDARALLESVIRKNAEAGNPNSLVVELLLSTYEAVLPGPRVFDLLVQTYSKMRMVELAFDVCRCLGDHGINPSLISFNILLHVAQKSNKNELAWMVFEYMIERRLYPNQTTVETMINVMCKEGTLGKMMSVLDRIHGKRCAPGVIVNATLVFRIFEEGRAEEGMVLLKRMLQKNMVFDDVVYSLIIFAYCQMGKLDSAYESHNEMVRRGCNLNAFVYTSFISAHCKEGCIEEATQLMQEMQSMGLKPYEETYSYLIVGCSRLGRLEESLNYYERMLKDGILPTCDACNEMLGMLCEAGNVEKANEILTILLDKGFVPNEETYLKLVDGYGENGNAQDILKIYYEMEHRGINPGLEVYASLVRNLCRCGKLKEAEKFLVVMGRKSLDPSSCIYDELITGYCEKGDTKRGLYFYDEMIGKKLQPCPRTFMLLVKRMFEDRSVQCKGKASENLKSQWNLVNHH; from the exons ATGAATGCCGCCATTATTAGAAGATCTCGAAGCATCGGCCACCTCTTGGAACCTCTCGCCGCAGCCCTCCGTTTCcatgctcctcttcttcttccataTCCAAAGCCAATCCACTCCCAACCCAATGAACCGGTGGCTTCGGATTGGTCAGCCCCAATCTCCAACCTTTTGAACAGAGGAGGAAGCTGGGACAGCCTAAGTTCCAGCTTCGGATCCACTGAACTAACTCAATCCCTCGTAGAGAGAGTGCTTCTTGATCTCAAGGAACCCTTGGATGCCAAAAAGGCGCTAACTTTCTTCCACTGGACCTGTCAATTTCGGAAATTCCAGCACGGGCTCAAGTCTTACTGTCTTATAGTTCATATTCTTGTTCGTGCTGGGCTTCTGATCGATGCCCGGGCGCTACTTGAGTCGGTGATAAGGAAGAACGCGGAAGCTGGGAATCCAAATTCTTTAGTTGTTGAGTTGCTTTTGAGTACTTACGAAGCTGTCCTTCCCGGTCCCCGAGTTTTTGATCTTTTAGTGCAGACCTACTCAAAGATGAGGATGGTTGAGCTCGCATTTGATGTTTGCCGATGCTTGGGAGATCATGGGATAAATCCGAGTCTCATTAGTTTCAACATTCTGTTGCATGTTGCACAGAAATCCAATAAAAATGAGTTGGCCTGGATGGTGTTTGAGTATATGATTGAGAGGAGATTGTATCCAAATCAAACTACAGTCGAGACCATGATAAATGTCATGTGCAAAGAAGGAACTTTGGGAAAGATGATGAGTGTTTTAGATCGAATTCATGGGAAGAGATGTGCTCCAGGTGTTATTGTTAATGCTACATTGGTTTTTCGGATATTTGAGGAGGGTAGAGCTGAAGAAGGGATGGTGTTGTTGAAGAGAATGTTGCAGAAGAACATGGTGTTTGATGATGTTGTGTATTCTTTGATCATATTTGCTTACTGCCAGATGGGTAAATTGGATTCAGCCTATGAGTCACACAATGAAATGGTTCGTAGAGGATGTAACTTGAATGCCTTTGTTTATACGTCGTTTATCAGTGCTCATTGTAAGGAGGGATGCATCGAAGAGGCTACTCAATTGATGCAGGAGATGCAATCCATGGGCTTGAAGCCATATGAAGAGACCTATAGTTATCTTATAGTCGGGTGCAGTAGACTAGGGAGATTGGAGGAGAGCTTGAATTATTATGAGAGAATGCTCAAAGATGGGATTTTGCCTACTTGTGATGCTTGCAATGAGATGTTGGGCATGCTCTGTGAAGCTGGAAATGTTGAGAAGGCCAATGAGATCTTGACGATTCTGTTAGATAAAGGATTTGTTCCTAATGAAGAGACGTATTTGAAACTCGTTGATGGTTATGGGGAGAATGGAAATGCTCAAGATATTCTCAAAATTTATTACGAAATGGAGCATAGAGGAATTAATCCTGGTCTTGAAGTTTATGCTTCATTGGTTCGAAACCTTTGTCGATGTGGGAAGTTGAAGGAAGCTGAAAAATTTTTAGTTGTTATGGGTAGAAAATCACTGGATCCTTCTAGCTGTATATACGATGAACTGATAACAGGGTATTGTGAAAAGGGTGATACAAAGAGGGGACTTTATTTTTACGATGAGATGATTGGGAAAAAGCTCCAACCTTGTCCCCGCACCTTTATGCTTTTAGTGAAGAGAATGTTTGAAGATAGATCTGTTCAATGTAAAGGCAAGGCATCGGAAAATCTCAAGAGCCAATG GAATTTGGTTAATCATCATTGA